From the genome of Bordetella sp. H567, one region includes:
- a CDS encoding RraA family protein, whose product MIGFEIHARRRAVAADVVAKFVGLPVANISDVMSRMTAGGPRLRPMHDGSFMAGPALTVRTRPGDNLMVHKALDLAAPGDVIVVDAGGDLTNAIIGEIMVSYAKSRKLGGIVINGSIRDAGALRRGDFPVFAAGITHRGPYKDGPGEINSTIALDGMTIEPGDLIVGDDDGLLCIPYDQTEAIYEAAKAKHAAEEKTFANIASGKHDTSWIDARLKALGCIAK is encoded by the coding sequence ATGATCGGTTTTGAAATCCATGCGCGCCGCCGTGCCGTCGCCGCCGACGTCGTCGCCAAGTTCGTCGGCCTGCCCGTCGCCAACATCAGTGATGTGATGTCGCGCATGACGGCGGGCGGCCCGCGCTTGCGGCCCATGCACGACGGCAGCTTCATGGCGGGGCCGGCCCTGACCGTTCGCACGCGTCCGGGCGACAACCTGATGGTGCACAAGGCGCTGGACCTTGCGGCGCCGGGCGACGTCATCGTGGTGGACGCCGGGGGCGACCTGACCAATGCGATCATCGGTGAAATCATGGTGTCGTACGCGAAGTCGCGCAAACTGGGCGGCATCGTCATCAACGGCTCGATCCGCGACGCCGGTGCGCTGCGGCGCGGCGATTTTCCGGTGTTCGCGGCCGGCATCACCCATCGCGGTCCCTACAAGGACGGCCCGGGTGAAATCAACAGCACCATCGCGCTGGACGGCATGACCATCGAGCCGGGCGACCTGATCGTGGGCGACGACGACGGCCTGCTCTGCATTCCTTACGACCAGACCGAAGCCATCTACGAGGCCGCCAAGGCCAAGCACGCCGCGGAAGAAAAAACCTTCGCCAACATCGCGTCGGGCAAGCACGACACCAGCTGGATCGATGCGCGGCTGAAGGCGCTGGGCTGCATCGCCAAGTAA
- a CDS encoding aldehyde dehydrogenase family protein — protein sequence MQLAKHYIDGAWIESVAGQSRQGLSHNPATSEAAAHFADGGTAEAHAAIAAARRAFEQPDWRRSPRLRADVLWDFAVRLEARKDEIADWLVTLNGKLRREALGEILAGVSELKYYAGLARNLFGRIIEVEPGCHASLRREAAGVAAIILPWNAPITLLVRSLAPALAAGCATVIKPAFQTALAHNLALECLTVDPRLPAGIVNSVIEGGSAVSQALCESPDVDVVSFTGSTAVGKKIAAAAAGTLKRLSLELGGKAPALVFADGASDATVKGITAGSLILAGQQCTAITRVLVQDSVYADFTRRLAEAFRAVRVGVGSDPQSQMGSMIDIANRDRIAGLVARAGDVGQVLVRGEAPGGALAKGAFLSPSLVAIDDLQSEYVQRELFGPLLIVERFKDEEDAIRRANATRYSLASSVWTADGVRSERVAARLRFGTVWANTHNRLFAEAETGGRADSGYGRLHGAEGLNDFLETKHYYFETGVRS from the coding sequence ATGCAGCTTGCCAAGCACTACATCGACGGCGCCTGGATCGAATCCGTGGCGGGACAGAGCCGCCAGGGCCTGTCGCACAATCCCGCGACGTCCGAGGCGGCCGCGCACTTCGCCGATGGCGGCACGGCCGAAGCGCATGCCGCCATCGCCGCGGCGCGGCGCGCCTTCGAGCAGCCGGATTGGCGCCGCTCGCCCCGGCTGCGCGCCGACGTGTTGTGGGATTTTGCCGTGCGGCTGGAGGCGCGCAAGGACGAGATCGCCGACTGGCTGGTCACGCTGAACGGCAAGCTGCGACGCGAGGCCCTGGGTGAAATCCTGGCCGGCGTGTCCGAGCTGAAGTACTACGCCGGACTGGCGCGCAATCTGTTCGGCCGCATCATCGAGGTGGAGCCGGGTTGCCATGCATCGTTGCGGCGCGAGGCAGCCGGCGTGGCCGCCATTATCCTGCCGTGGAACGCCCCCATCACCCTGCTGGTGCGTTCGCTCGCGCCCGCGCTGGCCGCCGGATGCGCGACGGTGATCAAGCCGGCTTTCCAGACGGCGCTGGCGCACAACCTGGCGCTGGAATGCCTGACGGTCGACCCGCGCCTGCCCGCCGGCATCGTCAATTCCGTGATCGAAGGCGGCTCGGCCGTGTCCCAGGCCCTGTGCGAATCGCCGGACGTCGATGTCGTCAGCTTCACGGGATCCACCGCGGTCGGCAAGAAGATCGCCGCTGCCGCCGCCGGCACGCTGAAACGCCTGTCGCTTGAACTGGGCGGCAAGGCGCCGGCGCTCGTCTTCGCCGACGGCGCGTCCGACGCGACCGTCAAGGGCATCACCGCCGGCAGCCTGATCCTGGCCGGGCAGCAGTGCACCGCCATCACCCGCGTATTGGTGCAGGACAGCGTCTACGCCGATTTCACACGACGGCTGGCCGAGGCCTTCCGCGCGGTGCGGGTGGGCGTGGGCAGCGATCCGCAATCGCAGATGGGCAGCATGATCGATATCGCCAACCGCGATCGCATCGCGGGCCTGGTCGCGCGCGCCGGCGACGTCGGCCAGGTCCTGGTGCGTGGCGAAGCGCCGGGCGGCGCGCTTGCCAAGGGCGCCTTCCTTTCGCCCAGCCTGGTGGCCATCGACGACCTGCAGTCCGAATACGTGCAACGCGAATTGTTCGGTCCGCTGCTGATCGTCGAGCGCTTCAAGGACGAAGAGGACGCGATCCGCCGCGCCAACGCCACGCGCTACAGCCTGGCATCGAGCGTGTGGACAGCCGACGGCGTGCGTAGCGAACGCGTCGCCGCCCGGTTGCGCTTCGGCACCGTCTGGGCCAATACCCACAACCGCCTGTTCGCCGAAGCGGAAACAGGCGGCCGCGCCGACAGTGGCTACGGCCGCCTGCATGGGGCGGAAGGGCTCAATGATTTCCTGGAAACGAAGCACTACTACTTCGAAACGGGCGTTCGATCCTGA
- a CDS encoding thiamine pyrophosphate-requiring protein produces MDKQHAASGADTTRTAAHYFLEGLADTGVEYIFSNLGTDHVTLIEELARWQREGRRAPATVLCPHENVAVHMAAGYAAMTGRGQAVMVHVDAGTANAAMGMHNMFRSRLPVMLMAGKAPYTLRGELPASRDNYVHFVQDPFDIGSLVRPYVKWEYTLPSGVVAKEALRRAHTMMQSDPPGPVYMTLPRETLAESWPESKMPGYPADRYGAVTLGGIDPEQAQAIARDLIAASSPIAVTAYLGRSARAVAALTRLADRCGMRVYEFMPTYMNVPRDAACFGGFDPKAGLAGADVGMLLDVDVPWLPAFASENPRTAWTHIDVDPVKRDFPMWGFATHRRLQADCGRVLEQVLEAVEALATPDFDARARQRREGWTADNEQRRATLARAAAQPGAAQALSPQYVCAAVGRAISSDDVVVNEAIRNSPAVLGQIPRSKPLTLLGCSGGGLGYSGGMALGVKLARPDARVVQFVGDGGFHFSTPTSVYAVAQQYQLPIFTVVLDNGGWQAVKEAVLRVYPDGEAAGSGDFQAKLAGRGERRFDRVAASFGAHGEYVAEPSELEAAIARCLAAVDAGQAAVMHVRIAAL; encoded by the coding sequence ATGGACAAGCAGCACGCAGCGTCCGGCGCGGACACCACGCGCACGGCGGCGCATTATTTCCTCGAGGGACTGGCCGACACCGGGGTCGAGTACATCTTCTCGAACCTGGGCACCGATCACGTCACGCTCATCGAGGAACTGGCCCGATGGCAGCGTGAAGGCCGGCGTGCGCCCGCCACGGTGCTGTGCCCGCATGAAAACGTCGCGGTGCATATGGCCGCGGGCTATGCGGCCATGACGGGGCGCGGACAGGCCGTGATGGTGCACGTGGACGCGGGCACCGCGAACGCGGCGATGGGCATGCACAATATGTTCCGCAGCCGCTTGCCCGTGATGCTGATGGCGGGCAAGGCGCCCTATACGCTGCGCGGCGAGCTGCCGGCTTCACGCGACAACTACGTGCATTTCGTCCAGGATCCCTTCGATATCGGCAGCCTGGTTCGCCCCTACGTGAAGTGGGAATACACGCTGCCGTCCGGCGTCGTCGCCAAGGAAGCGCTGCGCCGCGCCCACACGATGATGCAGAGCGATCCGCCGGGGCCGGTCTATATGACGCTGCCCCGCGAGACGCTGGCCGAGTCCTGGCCGGAATCGAAGATGCCCGGCTATCCGGCGGACCGCTATGGCGCCGTGACGCTGGGTGGTATCGATCCGGAACAGGCGCAGGCCATCGCCCGCGACTTGATCGCCGCTAGCTCGCCGATCGCCGTGACGGCCTACCTGGGCCGCAGCGCGCGCGCGGTCGCGGCCTTGACCCGGCTGGCGGACCGCTGCGGCATGCGTGTCTACGAATTCATGCCCACGTACATGAACGTGCCGCGCGACGCGGCCTGTTTTGGCGGCTTCGATCCCAAGGCCGGCCTGGCCGGCGCGGATGTCGGCATGTTGCTGGACGTGGACGTGCCCTGGCTGCCCGCCTTCGCCAGCGAGAATCCGCGAACCGCGTGGACGCACATCGACGTGGACCCGGTCAAGCGCGACTTCCCGATGTGGGGGTTTGCCACGCATCGCCGCCTGCAGGCCGATTGCGGCCGCGTGCTGGAGCAGGTGCTGGAAGCGGTCGAAGCCCTGGCCACGCCGGATTTCGACGCGCGGGCACGCCAGCGTCGCGAGGGCTGGACCGCGGACAACGAGCAGCGCCGCGCCACCCTGGCGCGGGCCGCCGCGCAGCCTGGCGCGGCGCAGGCGCTGTCACCGCAATACGTGTGCGCCGCCGTGGGGCGCGCCATTTCCAGCGACGACGTGGTCGTCAACGAGGCGATCCGCAATTCGCCGGCGGTGCTGGGGCAGATTCCGCGCAGCAAGCCGCTGACCCTGCTGGGATGTTCGGGCGGCGGCCTGGGCTATAGCGGCGGCATGGCCCTGGGCGTCAAGCTGGCACGGCCCGATGCGCGGGTGGTGCAGTTCGTCGGCGACGGCGGCTTTCACTTCTCCACGCCGACCTCGGTCTACGCGGTCGCGCAGCAATACCAGCTGCCCATATTCACCGTGGTGCTGGACAACGGCGGTTGGCAGGCCGTCAAGGAGGCGGTGCTGCGCGTGTATCCGGATGGCGAAGCGGCGGGGAGCGGCGACTTCCAGGCCAAGCTGGCGGGCCGGGGCGAGCGCCGCTTCGATCGCGTGGCGGCGTCCTTCGGCGCGCACGGTGAATACGTTGCCGAGCCCTCCGAGCTGGAAGCCGCGATCGCGCGCTGCCTGGCCGCCGTGGATGCCGGCCAGGCCGCCGTCATGCACGTGCGCATCGCGGCGCTGTAA
- a CDS encoding ketopantoate reductase family protein produces the protein MRRILIVGCGAMGGIFAAHLAGVADVTVLDVNAEHIDAIRRDGLRVEGPAPRTVPLRAVTGAQAVAGDSFDALIFLTKSGQTGAAWAALRPVLRNTPLLVTLQNGMGNTETLLAGGAGPVARGVALDAGRFLGPGRVEHLIHGNTTWIGPARGTVDDCAWLAQLLSDAGMPAQALADPMDAVWSKFVFNAVMNPVGALLLGVNRARYDVPEVRDLIDDMARECIDVVTALGGRLAFDPLHLVKQTRAGERPITRHAGSMALDIARGAATEIDELTGYIVREGDRLGVAVTACRTVYRLVKGLELARAVQLEETRIDP, from the coding sequence ATGCGGCGCATATTGATCGTGGGCTGCGGCGCCATGGGCGGCATCTTCGCCGCGCATCTGGCGGGCGTAGCGGACGTGACCGTGCTGGACGTCAATGCGGAACACATCGATGCCATCCGCCGCGACGGCCTGCGTGTCGAGGGGCCTGCGCCGCGCACGGTGCCACTTCGGGCCGTCACCGGCGCCCAGGCGGTCGCGGGCGATTCCTTCGACGCGCTGATCTTCCTGACCAAGTCCGGGCAGACCGGCGCGGCCTGGGCCGCCCTGCGGCCGGTGCTGCGCAACACCCCGCTGCTGGTGACCCTGCAGAACGGCATGGGCAACACCGAAACCCTGCTGGCCGGTGGGGCGGGGCCGGTCGCCCGCGGCGTCGCGCTGGATGCAGGGCGCTTTCTGGGTCCCGGCCGCGTCGAGCATCTGATCCACGGCAATACCACCTGGATCGGCCCGGCGCGCGGCACGGTGGACGATTGCGCCTGGCTGGCCCAACTGTTGTCCGATGCCGGAATGCCGGCCCAGGCCCTGGCCGATCCCATGGACGCGGTGTGGTCCAAGTTCGTGTTCAACGCCGTGATGAATCCGGTCGGCGCGCTGCTGCTGGGCGTGAACCGCGCGCGCTACGACGTGCCGGAAGTACGCGACCTGATCGACGACATGGCGCGCGAATGCATCGACGTCGTGACCGCCCTGGGCGGCCGGCTCGCATTCGATCCCCTGCACCTGGTCAAGCAAACGCGCGCGGGCGAACGTCCCATCACGCGGCATGCGGGCTCGATGGCCCTGGACATCGCGCGCGGCGCCGCCACCGAAATCGATGAGCTGACCGGCTACATCGTGCGCGAGGGCGATCGCCTGGGCGTGGCGGTGACGGCATGCCGCACGGTCTACCGCCTGGTCAAAGGCCTGGAGCTCGCGCGTGCGGTTCAGCTCGAAGAAACCAGAATCGATCCCTGA
- a CDS encoding Bug family tripartite tricarboxylate transporter substrate binding protein: MTLTRSLAYRLGTMALSAGTVLGASSVHAEDAYPSKPITIIVGYSAGGANDLLARVVGEKMSTLLKQPVIVENKPGAGSIIAANFVAKAKADGYTLLMGASGPISFNPSLYKKLPYDPQKDLTPVSLVGTFPLVLVTQKSNPDTGSLPTLIAYAKDHPGKSNYSASSASFQLITELFKRRTQTAFEYIPYKSSYESVMAVSTGDATMTLADSSPAMQGISSGRVRALAVTSPQRISYMADTPTLKELGIDMTVELWSGLFVPAGTPPAVVGKLEETVKTIMDDGDVRKRVEGMSITPASSTSRDFAQRIAQEIPFWKKIAQDAGIQPN; this comes from the coding sequence ATGACCTTGACGCGTTCCCTCGCGTACCGGCTGGGCACGATGGCCCTGTCGGCCGGCACCGTGCTCGGCGCTTCATCCGTCCATGCCGAGGACGCCTATCCCTCCAAGCCCATCACCATCATCGTGGGCTACAGCGCGGGTGGCGCCAACGATTTGCTGGCCCGCGTGGTGGGAGAAAAAATGTCCACGCTGTTGAAGCAGCCCGTGATCGTGGAAAACAAGCCGGGCGCCGGTTCCATCATCGCGGCGAATTTCGTCGCCAAGGCCAAGGCGGACGGCTACACCCTGCTGATGGGCGCCAGCGGGCCGATCTCGTTCAATCCCTCGCTGTACAAGAAGCTGCCCTACGATCCGCAGAAAGACTTGACGCCGGTATCGCTGGTGGGGACTTTTCCGCTGGTACTGGTGACCCAGAAGTCCAACCCGGATACGGGATCGCTCCCCACGCTGATCGCATACGCCAAGGATCATCCAGGAAAATCGAACTACAGCGCCAGCTCGGCATCGTTCCAGCTCATCACCGAGCTGTTCAAGCGGCGTACGCAAACGGCGTTCGAATACATCCCCTACAAGAGCAGCTATGAATCCGTGATGGCGGTCAGCACGGGCGATGCGACCATGACGCTGGCGGATTCCAGTCCGGCCATGCAGGGCATATCCAGCGGTCGCGTGCGCGCGCTGGCGGTCACGTCGCCGCAACGCATCAGCTACATGGCCGATACGCCCACGCTAAAGGAACTGGGTATCGACATGACGGTGGAATTGTGGAGCGGCCTCTTCGTGCCGGCGGGTACGCCGCCGGCCGTGGTGGGCAAGCTGGAAGAGACGGTCAAGACCATCATGGACGATGGCGACGTCCGCAAGCGGGTGGAAGGCATGTCGATTACGCCGGCCAGCAGCACGTCGCGGGACTTTGCCCAGCGCATCGCGCAGGAAATTCCCTTCTGGAAGAAAATCGCGCAGGACGCTGGCATCCAGCCGAACTAG
- the lhpH gene encoding trans-3-hydroxy-L-proline dehydratase, whose amino-acid sequence MKFERMVSTVETHTGGEPFRIVTSGLPRFRGASIVQRRAWVKENLDDVRRALILEPRGHADMYAGYLTDPVSPDADFGVIFVHNEGYSDHCGHGVIALATAAVELGWVTRGQPETRVGIDAPCGFIEAFVEWDGERAGEVRFVNVPSFLVARDVSVDTSTFGRVTGDIAFGGAFYFYTDAAPHGLVVDASDIERLVRFGAEVKTAANAAYPVVHPFIPELNHIYGTIVNGPPRHAGSTQANCCIFADRQVDRSPTGSGTAGRIAQLVARGQLALDQDFQNESVIGTLMRGRALSRTKVGDYDAVIPQVSGRASIHGFANWVLDERDPLKNGFLVR is encoded by the coding sequence ATGAAGTTCGAACGCATGGTCAGCACCGTGGAAACGCACACGGGCGGCGAGCCTTTCCGCATCGTGACCAGCGGCCTGCCGCGCTTTCGGGGGGCCTCCATCGTGCAGCGCCGCGCGTGGGTCAAGGAAAACCTGGACGACGTGCGGCGGGCCTTGATACTCGAACCGCGCGGCCACGCCGATATGTACGCGGGCTACCTGACCGATCCGGTATCGCCGGATGCCGATTTCGGCGTGATCTTCGTGCACAACGAAGGGTATAGCGATCATTGCGGACACGGTGTCATCGCGCTGGCAACGGCCGCCGTGGAGCTGGGGTGGGTGACGCGCGGCCAGCCGGAAACGCGCGTGGGCATCGATGCGCCGTGCGGGTTCATCGAAGCCTTCGTCGAATGGGATGGCGAACGGGCCGGCGAGGTGCGCTTCGTCAACGTGCCATCCTTCCTGGTGGCCCGCGACGTGTCGGTGGACACCTCTACTTTTGGCCGCGTTACCGGCGACATCGCCTTCGGCGGCGCCTTCTACTTCTATACCGATGCCGCCCCGCATGGCCTGGTGGTCGACGCATCCGATATCGAGCGCCTGGTCCGTTTCGGGGCGGAAGTCAAAACCGCCGCCAACGCGGCCTATCCGGTCGTGCACCCGTTCATCCCCGAACTGAACCACATCTACGGCACCATCGTGAACGGCCCGCCGCGCCATGCCGGCTCCACGCAGGCGAACTGCTGCATCTTCGCCGATCGCCAGGTCGACCGCTCGCCCACCGGTTCCGGCACCGCCGGCCGCATCGCGCAACTGGTCGCGCGGGGCCAACTGGCGCTGGATCAGGATTTCCAGAACGAATCGGTGATCGGCACTCTCATGCGCGGGCGCGCGCTCAGCCGCACGAAGGTGGGGGATTACGACGCCGTGATTCCACAGGTATCGGGCCGCGCCAGCATCCACGGCTTCGCCAACTGGGTGCTGGATGAACGCGATCCGCTGAAGAACGGCTTCCTGGTGCGATAG
- a CDS encoding calcium:proton antiporter, with product MPSETHAVSMPRSTWVYPLLALVFYFAAAAYGFATPFVASLGNAAVAVLMMVVLFGTIFAAVYHAEIIAHVTGEPYGTLVLTASVTVIEVALIVSIMIFDENGSPALARDTVFSVVMIVCTGLAGICILGGSLRFREQRYGSTGASAYLTVLIVLATLTMVLPNYVQEMQGPSYSDRQLVFVAVMTLLLYGAFLYIQTVRHRDYFITLSDHAPDENHHIGGRALAFSIVLLLVALVAVVLLSKQFANVVEFGREAIGAPPAVTGLMVAILVLLPEGISAYQSARRDELQKALNLALGSSLATIGLTFPAVSALSLALHKPLVLGLGPGDTVLMLLTLVVSIVTLGSGRTNVLYGFVHLVIFATFIFMAFLP from the coding sequence ATGCCGTCAGAAACCCATGCCGTGTCCATGCCCAGATCGACCTGGGTCTATCCCCTGCTGGCCCTGGTCTTTTACTTCGCGGCCGCCGCCTACGGGTTCGCGACGCCCTTCGTTGCCAGCCTGGGCAATGCGGCGGTGGCGGTGCTGATGATGGTCGTGCTGTTCGGTACGATCTTCGCGGCCGTCTACCACGCCGAAATCATCGCCCACGTCACCGGAGAACCCTACGGGACACTGGTACTGACCGCATCCGTGACCGTGATCGAAGTCGCGTTGATCGTGTCCATCATGATCTTCGATGAAAACGGCAGTCCCGCACTGGCGCGCGACACCGTGTTCTCCGTGGTAATGATCGTGTGTACGGGCTTGGCGGGCATTTGTATCCTCGGCGGCAGCCTGCGGTTCCGGGAGCAACGGTACGGCAGCACCGGCGCTTCCGCCTACCTGACGGTGCTGATCGTGCTGGCGACGCTGACCATGGTCCTGCCCAATTATGTACAGGAGATGCAAGGGCCCTCGTACTCCGACAGGCAGCTGGTTTTCGTCGCGGTGATGACGCTGCTGCTGTATGGCGCGTTCCTGTATATCCAGACCGTCCGGCACCGCGACTACTTCATCACGCTATCCGACCATGCGCCGGATGAGAACCACCACATCGGCGGGCGCGCGCTCGCGTTCAGCATCGTCCTGCTGCTGGTCGCGCTGGTCGCCGTCGTGCTGTTGTCCAAGCAATTCGCCAACGTGGTGGAGTTCGGCCGCGAGGCCATCGGCGCGCCGCCGGCCGTGACGGGCCTGATGGTGGCCATCCTGGTGCTGCTGCCCGAAGGCATCTCGGCCTACCAGTCCGCCCGCCGCGACGAACTGCAGAAGGCGCTGAACCTGGCGCTGGGCTCTTCGCTGGCCACCATCGGCCTGACCTTTCCCGCCGTGTCGGCGCTCAGCCTTGCCTTGCACAAGCCCCTGGTCCTGGGCCTGGGTCCGGGCGACACGGTGTTGATGTTGCTGACGCTGGTGGTCAGCATCGTGACACTGGGCAGCGGGCGGACCAATGTGCTGTACGGGTTCGTGCACCTGGTGATTTTCGCGACCTTCATTTTCATGGCATTCCTGCCTTGA
- a CDS encoding alpha/beta fold hydrolase, translating into MSDQINNRRRRFLGTAAAGIGALELGLAGLAKAETAAPGKNGVKPAIGKTGGARASAGSFATIKQIDAGALNIGYAETGPSDGQVVILLHGWPYDIHSYVDVAPMLAAKGYRVIVPHLRGYGTTRFLSDDTKRTAQQSAVAADIIALMNALQIRRAVIGGYDWGARTANIIAALWPERCRAMVSVSGYLIGTQAANKAPLPPEAELAWWYQFYFATERGRLGYEKNWHDFAKLIWKTASPKWQFDDATFERSAASLANPDHVAITIHNYRWRLGLAEGEPQYDALEKRLAELPTIAVPTITMEGEANGAPHPSPAAYAKMFTGRYKHIDLPGDVGHNLPQEAPRAFADAIIEVAGW; encoded by the coding sequence ATGTCCGACCAGATCAACAACCGTCGCCGCCGCTTCCTCGGTACAGCCGCTGCCGGCATCGGCGCCCTGGAGCTGGGATTGGCGGGGCTGGCCAAGGCCGAAACCGCGGCCCCGGGCAAGAATGGCGTCAAGCCGGCTATCGGCAAGACAGGCGGCGCCCGTGCGTCGGCCGGCTCATTCGCGACGATCAAGCAGATCGACGCCGGCGCGCTGAACATCGGCTATGCGGAAACCGGCCCCAGCGACGGGCAGGTGGTCATCCTGCTGCATGGTTGGCCCTACGATATCCACAGCTACGTCGATGTGGCGCCCATGCTGGCGGCCAAGGGCTACCGGGTGATCGTGCCGCACCTGCGCGGCTACGGCACGACGCGGTTCCTCTCCGACGACACGAAGCGCACCGCCCAGCAGTCCGCGGTGGCCGCGGACATCATCGCACTGATGAACGCGCTGCAGATCCGGCGCGCCGTCATCGGCGGCTACGACTGGGGGGCGCGCACGGCGAACATCATCGCCGCCTTGTGGCCGGAACGGTGCAGGGCCATGGTTTCCGTCAGCGGCTATCTGATCGGTACCCAGGCGGCAAACAAGGCGCCGCTGCCCCCGGAGGCGGAACTGGCCTGGTGGTATCAGTTCTACTTCGCCACGGAACGCGGCCGGCTGGGCTACGAAAAGAACTGGCATGACTTCGCCAAGCTGATCTGGAAGACCGCCTCGCCGAAATGGCAGTTCGACGATGCGACATTCGAACGCTCCGCCGCGTCGCTGGCGAATCCGGATCACGTGGCGATTACCATCCACAATTACCGCTGGCGGCTTGGCCTGGCGGAGGGCGAGCCGCAGTACGACGCGCTGGAAAAGCGCCTGGCCGAGCTCCCCACCATTGCGGTGCCGACCATCACCATGGAGGGCGAGGCCAACGGCGCGCCGCATCCGTCGCCGGCGGCGTATGCGAAGATGTTCACGGGCAGGTACAAGCACATCGATCTGCCCGGCGACGTGGGGCACAACCTGCCTCAGGAGGCGCCGCGCGCGTTCGCGGACGCCATCATCGAAGTGGCGGGATGGTAG